In Blastopirellula sediminis, the following proteins share a genomic window:
- the fabG gene encoding 3-oxoacyl-[acyl-carrier-protein] reductase — translation MSDNAHAALPVDLNGLTAIVTGASQGIGRSIAIAVASRGAKVAVVARNADKLADTVKTIEEAGGVAEAYSCDVTERESVEAVVDAVVEKWGKLDILVNNAGVTRDNLLPVMTDDEWDNVIDTNLRGMFLFTRAASKQMMRARFGRIINISSVSGLIGNPGQTNYSASKAGMIGFTRSLARELGKRKVTVNAVCPGFIESDMTKALGPVVMDEVKKRIPAQRMGKPEEIADGVLFLASPQAAYITGQILTIDGGMIG, via the coding sequence ATGAGCGACAACGCCCACGCCGCACTGCCGGTCGACTTGAACGGACTAACCGCCATCGTCACTGGCGCTTCGCAGGGGATCGGCCGATCAATCGCGATCGCCGTCGCGTCGCGCGGCGCCAAAGTCGCCGTCGTCGCTCGCAACGCCGATAAGCTGGCCGACACCGTCAAGACGATCGAAGAAGCGGGCGGCGTCGCCGAAGCTTATAGCTGCGACGTGACCGAGCGTGAAAGCGTCGAAGCGGTCGTTGACGCGGTTGTTGAGAAGTGGGGCAAACTGGATATTCTGGTGAATAATGCCGGCGTAACCCGCGACAACCTGTTGCCGGTAATGACCGACGACGAATGGGACAACGTCATCGATACGAATCTCCGCGGCATGTTTCTGTTTACGCGTGCCGCGTCGAAGCAGATGATGCGTGCTCGCTTTGGCCGAATTATCAACATCAGCTCGGTTTCGGGTTTGATCGGTAACCCGGGCCAGACCAACTACTCGGCCTCGAAGGCGGGGATGATTGGTTTTACCCGCAGTTTGGCCCGCGAACTCGGGAAGCGCAAGGTGACCGTGAACGCCGTTTGCCCCGGCTTTATTGAAAGCGACATGACCAAGGCCCTGGGCCCTGTGGTGATGGACGAGGTCAAAAAGCGGATTCCGGCGCAGCGAATGGGAAAACCGGAAGAGATCGCCGATGGCGTACTTTTCCTGGCAAGTCCCCAGGCTGCCTACATTACTGGGCAAATTCTGACAATTGACGGTGGAATGATCGGTTAA
- a CDS encoding tetratricopeptide repeat protein — MPPSHVNSPPLYRVHGFWIALIVLLGVIFYANSFRGEFVFDDEMMITHSKGLAKAPLQEWFRPSPRVVGAATFGLNYKLGGLNTFGYHLLNLVIHISAAIVLYWLTWRTFQSPRLAERYAAAAIPLAGVIALVWALHPLQTQSVTYIVQRYESLMGLFFLLTIACLVRGADSGKSIWYVASLGCCMLGMGTKEVMAAAPIMALWYDRVFLSESWRELRRKRWAYYAVYLLAFAALIFFIASQWHWIAKRGTLFNEHLSPLAYAMNQGPVILHYIRLAFWPQGQNLDYGWRPSEDYAALYAADLVILILLALTIWAIWKAPVLGFLGGWFFVILAPSSSFAPIIDLAFEHRMYLPLLTLAALTVVGGYELIVRLAKPLQRVTVAGVLSAVVILSLGATTMLRNEVYDTPLSLWTDVMHKAPHHWRSYLNIGNYYAQRKEFAKALSYFTKAYELHPSDHRVLSNYASILETLKQDYPLAETCYQRALIDNPEAGLVRYNYGAFLNKLGRYAEAKVQLEQAYKINDQFPRIRVTLAAIDIHLGDKEDAKKYLLRQLNVNPRDPIAHNMLGVCLTKEDDEQAALHFLTAIQLDPQSVEAHNNVADLFVRLGRYDLAQAHLKAALAVDPQNSTVRRNLAAVEQAIAASE; from the coding sequence ATGCCTCCCAGTCACGTCAACTCGCCCCCGCTTTATCGCGTGCATGGATTTTGGATCGCGTTGATCGTACTGTTGGGCGTGATCTTCTACGCGAACAGCTTTCGGGGCGAATTCGTCTTCGACGACGAGATGATGATCACGCACTCGAAGGGCCTGGCGAAAGCGCCGTTGCAAGAATGGTTCCGCCCCAGTCCCCGCGTCGTCGGCGCCGCTACCTTCGGCTTGAACTATAAGCTTGGGGGACTGAACACGTTCGGCTATCACTTGCTGAACCTCGTAATTCATATCAGCGCCGCGATTGTTTTGTATTGGCTGACTTGGCGCACATTCCAATCGCCCCGTCTCGCTGAGCGTTACGCGGCCGCCGCAATCCCACTGGCCGGCGTCATTGCGCTCGTCTGGGCGCTACATCCGCTGCAAACGCAGAGCGTCACCTACATCGTGCAACGTTACGAGTCGCTGATGGGACTCTTCTTTCTGTTGACGATCGCCTGCCTGGTACGCGGGGCCGACAGCGGCAAGTCGATCTGGTACGTCGCGTCGCTTGGCTGTTGCATGCTCGGCATGGGAACCAAAGAAGTGATGGCCGCCGCTCCGATCATGGCCTTGTGGTACGATCGCGTCTTTCTTTCCGAAAGCTGGCGCGAGTTGCGGCGTAAACGCTGGGCCTACTACGCTGTCTATTTGCTCGCTTTCGCCGCTTTGATTTTCTTTATTGCGTCGCAGTGGCACTGGATCGCGAAGCGAGGCACCCTCTTTAACGAGCATCTCTCGCCGCTCGCCTATGCGATGAATCAAGGGCCCGTGATCCTGCACTACATTCGCTTGGCCTTCTGGCCGCAGGGGCAGAACCTTGACTACGGGTGGCGTCCGTCGGAAGACTACGCGGCCCTTTACGCCGCTGACCTCGTGATTCTGATCCTGCTCGCGCTTACGATCTGGGCGATCTGGAAAGCGCCGGTTCTCGGTTTTCTCGGGGGCTGGTTCTTTGTGATCCTGGCGCCATCCTCCAGCTTCGCGCCGATCATCGACCTGGCGTTTGAACATCGGATGTATCTTCCGCTACTGACGCTGGCGGCGCTGACGGTCGTCGGCGGTTACGAATTGATCGTTCGCTTGGCGAAACCGCTGCAACGCGTCACGGTCGCCGGCGTCCTCTCCGCGGTCGTCATCCTCTCCCTCGGCGCAACGACGATGTTGCGAAACGAGGTTTACGACACGCCCCTCTCCCTCTGGACTGACGTAATGCACAAGGCGCCTCATCACTGGCGCAGCTACCTGAACATTGGCAACTACTACGCCCAGAGGAAAGAATTCGCCAAAGCGCTCTCCTACTTCACCAAGGCTTACGAACTCCATCCGTCCGACCATCGGGTGCTTAGCAACTATGCATCGATTCTCGAAACGCTTAAACAAGATTATCCGCTTGCCGAAACCTGCTATCAACGGGCGCTCATCGACAACCCAGAGGCAGGCCTGGTCCGCTACAACTACGGAGCGTTTCTCAACAAACTTGGGCGATACGCAGAAGCGAAAGTGCAGTTGGAACAAGCCTACAAGATCAACGACCAGTTCCCACGGATTCGGGTGACGCTGGCCGCCATCGACATTCACCTGGGCGACAAGGAGGACGCGAAGAAATACCTCCTAAGACAGTTGAACGTCAATCCTCGAGATCCGATCGCTCACAACATGCTCGGGGTTTGCCTGACCAAAGAAGATGACGAGCAAGCGGCGCTTCATTTTCTCACGGCAATCCAACTCGATCCCCAAAGCGTCGAAGCCCACAACAACGTCGCCGACCTGTTCGTCCGCTTGGGACGTTACGATCTGGCGCAGGCGCACTTGAAAGCCGCGCTCGCCGTCGATCCGCAAAATTCAACGGTGCGTCGTAATCTCGCCGCGGTTGAGCAAGCGATCGCCGCTTCGGAATAA
- a CDS encoding sigma-70 family RNA polymerase sigma factor produces the protein MPDKDSISSEEIRDWPQLLSDARSGDEAAIDHLWRCMRTYLLLIAESGLGDGLTAKVDASDIVQNSLLEAQRDFSRFTGDSESELKSWLRQLLKHNLIDVGRRFRHAKSRDVSLEQSLNGKTPIDLVDRRQSTASSIIRREETDLELLRALAQLPLEQRRLVEMRHRRGLTYKEIGQELGVSEKTVRNRWAAAIAQLQKELDRSDEFSG, from the coding sequence ATGCCGGATAAAGATTCGATTTCTTCCGAAGAAATTCGTGATTGGCCGCAATTGCTGTCGGACGCTCGCAGCGGCGATGAAGCGGCGATTGATCACCTCTGGCGGTGTATGCGCACCTACTTGTTATTGATCGCCGAAAGCGGCCTGGGGGACGGATTAACGGCCAAAGTCGACGCATCTGACATCGTTCAGAATTCTCTACTTGAGGCCCAACGTGATTTTTCTCGCTTTACTGGCGACTCGGAGTCCGAGCTGAAGTCCTGGCTTCGCCAACTGCTAAAGCACAATCTGATCGACGTCGGACGTCGCTTTCGTCACGCGAAAAGCCGCGACGTTAGCTTGGAACAAAGCCTCAATGGCAAGACGCCGATTGATCTTGTCGATCGGCGACAATCGACCGCCAGCAGTATTATTCGTCGCGAAGAAACGGATCTGGAACTTCTCCGAGCGTTGGCCCAACTGCCGCTCGAACAACGCCGTTTGGTCGAAATGCGTCACCGTCGCGGCTTGACCTACAAGGAAATCGGCCAGGAGCTAGGAGTCTCTGAAAAAACGGTGCGCAATCGCTGGGCGGCGGCCATCGCTCAACTTCAAAAGGAACTTGATCGTAGCGACGAATTCTCCGGCTGA
- a CDS encoding acyl carrier protein: MSVQERVFEIVASQLGVDQDKITMESSFVNDLGADSLDTVELVMELEEEFDIDIPEDAADKIETVGQAIKFIEEAKNS; this comes from the coding sequence GTGTCGGTACAAGAACGCGTATTTGAGATCGTCGCCAGCCAATTGGGCGTCGACCAAGACAAAATCACCATGGAGAGCTCGTTCGTGAACGATCTCGGCGCCGATTCGCTCGATACGGTCGAGTTGGTGATGGAACTGGAAGAAGAGTTCGACATCGATATTCCGGAAGACGCCGCTGACAAGATCGAAACGGTCGGTCAGGCGATCAAGTTTATCGAAGAAGCTAAGAATTCGTAA
- a CDS encoding WD40 repeat domain-containing protein produces the protein MLRAILLLSLLAISPAASLAQEQESQSTDDVVPLATIRHYPTLTDVAYSPDGQFVAVFHKPTSGGFFGGSIKHPGKFFSLRRVKTGEETLNVPAGWNGFSFSPDSRQLVWFDNSAVTIADCATGKIGATRELKNVSRVQFQDDGETVVTFASVDNMTSEKMLKVQFWKRADLTPIESKVETLTPLYKPIVSLNGKYLAGYKEQARENRAGAGIEFGIWDIATGEPMQAPKYKTLANQLIFHAQEFTPDSSGICSYPTRQGKMEIWNIEKAESQPFDSWFELERHMDVAKRRPWNDLAPDKVATKEDHKLIIRDRSTQRQLSEVDLETQFGDPEGFEIGYSGQFGPQVYSNGILPLTLNMRRRGRLNIWDLTNYQLQETIEVENPVKRILLSRNGKSLVILMDGSVPPFSTRKFAYVSVWDWPARTERFKIEAPNSPVVSIAISTDGKRLATGSRLPTDQAHSYNLPHASEVKLWNLETGELLQTIQKCDDDPHYMTFSPDGKFLAVASRNDATPENHVSDLYVDVRVWNLETFACEQTFIIEKGKDRSRGLDRVNAITFSPDGKRLLMGGGEPGGVWGQLTLWNLETGQLEFVKDMSYSICALWFDLTGTYFYMVDNNLSLLKVENLKEDWPIDSRPLKRPIAVLGIHCADATVGRRDDQALFAFSAIRMTDASSSVIKLVIVGAEKNWILPLTSPGSARSVQFTPDGGQLLDAGVADLDYRTYILDSNTGREITMLDYHDGFVRFGAGGDLAATISPYPGAGVTLWNTLKGQPIVTMPHPNVQHIQFSPTGDSLVSRSDQEARIWDLSPFLKRD, from the coding sequence ATGCTCCGCGCCATACTTCTCCTTTCGCTTCTGGCAATTTCACCAGCGGCAAGTCTCGCCCAAGAGCAGGAGTCCCAGTCGACAGATGACGTTGTTCCGCTCGCTACCATCCGACACTACCCAACGCTAACGGATGTCGCTTACAGCCCCGATGGCCAGTTCGTCGCCGTGTTCCACAAACCAACATCGGGCGGCTTCTTCGGTGGGTCGATCAAACATCCAGGAAAATTCTTTTCACTTCGCCGCGTGAAAACCGGGGAAGAAACCCTGAACGTGCCTGCCGGTTGGAACGGCTTTTCGTTCTCCCCCGATAGTCGACAACTCGTCTGGTTCGACAATTCAGCGGTCACGATCGCGGACTGCGCGACCGGCAAAATAGGCGCCACACGCGAATTGAAAAACGTCAGCCGAGTTCAATTTCAAGATGACGGCGAAACGGTCGTGACCTTCGCTTCCGTCGATAACATGACGAGCGAGAAAATGCTGAAGGTGCAGTTCTGGAAACGCGCTGACTTGACGCCGATCGAATCCAAGGTCGAGACGCTGACGCCGCTCTACAAGCCGATCGTTTCGCTCAACGGAAAGTATCTGGCTGGGTACAAAGAACAAGCCCGCGAAAACCGCGCTGGGGCAGGGATTGAATTTGGGATCTGGGACATTGCAACCGGCGAGCCGATGCAAGCCCCCAAATACAAGACGCTCGCCAATCAATTGATTTTTCACGCCCAAGAATTCACCCCAGACAGTTCCGGCATCTGCAGCTATCCGACGCGCCAGGGGAAGATGGAGATTTGGAACATCGAGAAAGCGGAATCTCAGCCGTTTGACTCTTGGTTCGAATTGGAGCGCCACATGGACGTCGCCAAACGCCGACCTTGGAACGATCTTGCCCCGGACAAAGTGGCGACCAAGGAGGATCACAAACTGATCATTCGAGACAGGTCGACGCAGCGGCAACTGAGCGAAGTCGACCTCGAAACGCAGTTCGGCGATCCGGAGGGTTTCGAGATCGGATATTCCGGTCAATTCGGTCCGCAAGTCTATTCCAATGGGATCTTGCCCCTGACGTTGAACATGCGACGTCGCGGCCGACTGAACATTTGGGATCTGACGAATTATCAATTGCAGGAAACGATCGAGGTCGAGAATCCGGTCAAGCGAATCTTGCTCTCAAGGAATGGGAAATCGCTCGTTATCTTGATGGACGGTTCAGTGCCGCCATTTTCGACCAGGAAGTTTGCGTACGTTTCGGTCTGGGATTGGCCAGCGCGGACCGAGCGATTCAAAATCGAGGCCCCCAATTCGCCGGTCGTTTCGATCGCGATCTCGACGGATGGAAAACGATTGGCGACCGGATCTCGCCTCCCAACCGACCAAGCGCATTCCTACAATTTGCCGCACGCGAGCGAAGTGAAGCTGTGGAATCTGGAGACCGGAGAACTTCTGCAAACGATCCAGAAGTGCGACGATGATCCGCACTACATGACGTTCAGTCCCGACGGCAAGTTCCTGGCCGTCGCGAGTCGCAATGACGCTACTCCCGAGAACCACGTATCCGACCTCTACGTGGACGTGCGCGTTTGGAATTTGGAAACTTTCGCCTGTGAGCAGACGTTCATAATCGAAAAGGGAAAAGACCGTTCTCGCGGCCTGGATCGAGTAAACGCGATCACTTTCTCTCCGGATGGAAAGCGTTTGCTGATGGGAGGAGGCGAACCAGGCGGCGTCTGGGGCCAACTCACCCTCTGGAATTTGGAAACGGGCCAACTCGAATTCGTGAAGGACATGTCGTATTCGATTTGCGCGCTCTGGTTCGATTTGACCGGAACCTATTTCTATATGGTCGACAACAACCTCTCGCTGCTCAAAGTGGAGAACTTGAAAGAAGACTGGCCGATCGATAGCCGTCCCCTGAAACGCCCCATTGCGGTCTTGGGGATCCATTGTGCGGATGCGACCGTGGGCCGTCGCGATGATCAGGCCTTGTTCGCATTTTCGGCGATCCGAATGACTGACGCCTCTTCGAGCGTGATCAAGTTGGTTATCGTGGGCGCCGAAAAGAATTGGATTCTCCCCCTAACGTCTCCCGGCTCCGCACGGTCGGTTCAGTTCACCCCTGACGGCGGTCAACTCCTCGACGCCGGCGTCGCCGACTTGGACTACAGGACGTACATTCTCGATTCGAACACCGGTCGGGAAATCACCATGCTCGACTATCACGATGGGTTCGTTCGATTCGGCGCCGGCGGAGATCTGGCCGCGACGATCAGCCCCTATCCCGGCGCCGGCGTCACGCTCTGGAACACGCTCAAGGGGCAACCGATCGTCACCATGCCTCATCCAAACGTGCAACACATTCAATTTTCGCCGACCGGCGATTCCCTGGTCAGCCGATCGGATCAGGAAGCGAGGATCTGGGACCTTTCCCCTTTCCTCAAACGGGACTAG
- the rpmF gene encoding 50S ribosomal protein L32, translated as MAVPKRKQSNSRTGMRRSHDALKARELQSCSNCGIAVPTHVVCPNCGTYMKRVIIKDEQAAAE; from the coding sequence ATGGCAGTACCGAAGCGCAAACAATCCAACTCTCGTACCGGAATGCGTCGCTCGCACGACGCTCTGAAAGCCCGTGAACTGCAATCCTGCTCGAACTGCGGGATCGCGGTGCCGACTCATGTCGTTTGCCCGAACTGCGGCACGTACATGAAGCGGGTCATCATCAAAGACGAACAAGCCGCCGCTGAGTAA
- the fabD gene encoding ACP S-malonyltransferase — MSKIAFLFPGQGAQYVGMGKQLAASSPKAAELFERAAEILGYDLAELCFNGPAARLDSTVFSQPALFVTSIAALESMREENPDALLSCEGTAGLSLGEYTAMVFAGVMQFEDALKVVQIRGAAMQEAADAVPSGMVSVLGLERDQVAAICAEARENDILEIANLLCPGNIVVSGSNDACERVPAIAEKAGAMKVMPLAVAGAFHTQIMQPAVEKLAAALADVPMSAPRIPVVSNVDAVPHNDPEEIRQLLIQQVCSPVRWEDSMRFLLEAGFDEFFEIGAGRVLRGLMKRIDRKAEFNNISA, encoded by the coding sequence GTGAGCAAAATCGCGTTTTTGTTCCCTGGTCAGGGAGCTCAATACGTCGGCATGGGCAAACAACTCGCCGCTTCGAGTCCGAAGGCGGCCGAGTTGTTCGAGCGCGCAGCCGAAATTCTCGGATATGACTTGGCGGAGCTTTGCTTTAACGGTCCGGCCGCTCGGCTTGATTCGACCGTCTTCAGCCAGCCGGCTCTATTCGTTACCAGCATCGCCGCGCTCGAATCGATGCGCGAAGAGAACCCTGACGCGCTGCTGTCGTGCGAAGGGACCGCTGGGCTCAGCTTGGGCGAGTACACCGCAATGGTGTTCGCCGGCGTGATGCAGTTTGAAGACGCGCTGAAGGTCGTGCAGATCCGTGGCGCCGCGATGCAAGAAGCGGCCGACGCCGTGCCGAGCGGCATGGTCAGCGTGCTGGGGCTCGAGCGAGACCAGGTCGCCGCCATCTGTGCGGAGGCGCGCGAAAACGATATTCTCGAAATCGCCAATCTGCTTTGCCCGGGCAATATCGTCGTTTCCGGCTCGAATGACGCCTGTGAACGAGTCCCGGCGATCGCCGAAAAAGCAGGCGCGATGAAAGTCATGCCGCTGGCCGTCGCCGGCGCGTTTCATACGCAAATCATGCAACCGGCGGTCGAGAAGTTGGCTGCCGCGTTGGCGGACGTGCCGATGTCGGCGCCGCGGATTCCGGTGGTGTCGAACGTCGATGCGGTTCCGCACAACGACCCGGAAGAAATTCGTCAGCTGCTGATTCAGCAGGTTTGCTCCCCGGTTCGCTGGGAAGATTCGATGCGATTCCTGCTCGAAGCGGGATTCGACGAGTTTTTTGAGATCGGCGCTGGTCGCGTGTTGCGCGGCCTGATGAAGCGAATCGATCGTAAAGCGGAATTCAATAACATTTCGGCCTAA
- the fabF gene encoding beta-ketoacyl-ACP synthase II, whose protein sequence is MKRRVVVTGLGIVTSLSHRLDEFWTKLTAGESGIHDLKLLDTSRFKVKFGGDVYDWNPVDYFDSKEINRVDRFTQFAMVGAVDAISDSKIDFSNYDSFRCGVILGSGIGGLQTIEDQVERLLMKGPDRVSPMTIPKLMLNAAGGNISIRYGLRGPNFTVATACASATNAIGDAMKAIQYDEADVMITGGTEAAITPMGMSAFANMRALSTRNEEPTRASRPFDLGRDGFVMSEGAGIVVLEELESAKARGATIYAELVGYGCSGDAGHITSPDEEGRGAARAMQNALNDGNLKPNQIDYINAHGTSTPPGDVAETTAIKKVYGEHAYRLSVSSTKSALGHSLGASGGIELVISILALKTGTIPPTINLEDPDPKCDLDYTPNVAKQRELKYAMSNSFGFGGHNASVIVGKYEG, encoded by the coding sequence ATGAAACGACGCGTCGTCGTCACCGGTTTGGGAATCGTCACCTCCCTCAGCCATCGCCTGGATGAATTCTGGACGAAGCTGACGGCGGGTGAGAGCGGCATTCACGATCTGAAGCTGCTGGATACCTCCCGGTTCAAAGTGAAGTTCGGTGGGGACGTCTACGACTGGAACCCCGTCGATTACTTTGATTCGAAAGAGATCAACCGCGTCGACCGCTTCACGCAATTTGCGATGGTCGGCGCCGTTGATGCGATCAGCGACTCCAAAATCGATTTCTCGAACTACGACTCTTTCCGCTGCGGCGTGATTCTCGGTTCCGGAATCGGCGGTCTGCAGACGATCGAAGATCAAGTCGAACGTCTGCTTATGAAGGGCCCCGATCGGGTCTCGCCGATGACGATTCCGAAGCTCATGCTCAATGCAGCTGGCGGAAATATCTCGATTCGCTATGGGCTGCGTGGTCCCAACTTCACCGTTGCGACCGCGTGCGCCAGCGCCACCAACGCCATCGGCGACGCGATGAAGGCCATCCAATACGATGAAGCCGACGTCATGATCACCGGCGGTACCGAAGCCGCGATCACGCCGATGGGCATGAGCGCCTTCGCCAACATGCGAGCTCTCTCGACTCGCAATGAAGAGCCGACCCGAGCCAGCCGCCCGTTCGACCTCGGTCGCGACGGTTTCGTCATGAGCGAAGGCGCCGGCATCGTCGTGTTGGAAGAGTTGGAATCGGCCAAGGCTCGCGGCGCCACCATCTACGCCGAACTCGTCGGCTACGGATGCAGCGGCGACGCCGGGCATATCACCTCGCCGGATGAAGAAGGTCGCGGCGCCGCTCGTGCGATGCAAAACGCACTGAACGACGGCAATCTGAAGCCGAACCAAATCGACTACATTAACGCCCACGGCACGAGCACCCCTCCGGGCGACGTCGCCGAAACGACGGCGATTAAGAAGGTCTACGGCGAACACGCCTATCGCTTGAGCGTTTCCAGCACCAAGAGCGCCTTGGGGCACTCGCTTGGCGCCTCGGGCGGTATCGAACTGGTCATCTCGATCCTGGCTCTGAAGACCGGCACCATTCCGCCGACGATCAACCTGGAAGATCCCGATCCGAAGTGCGACCTCGACTACACCCCGAACGTCGCCAAGCAGCGGGAACTGAAATACGCGATGAGCAACAGCTTCGGCTTTGGCGGTCACAACGCTTCGGTCATCGTCGGCAAGTACGAAGGCTAA
- a CDS encoding UxaA family hydrolase, whose protein sequence is MPAHHSPAPPSVIQLNPADNVAVAAKTLARGEKFAFPGGSLTAAGEVRFGHKVALTAISAGEPVFKYGQVIGYASKPIEPGQPVHSHNLHLGELHLDYARASQTPPPPTPITGRTFDGYRRADGRAGTRNYIAVISTVNCSASVAKYVAHAFDQSRLANFPNIDGIVPFTHQSGCGMQFGGDAHNTLNRVMAGIARHPNIGGYLLIGLGCETGAMGYLVQRERLIQLDGGDSQPEGAPLILSMQDQGGTAKTIEAGVARLVEMLPRVNDVRRQPIPASEIVLATECGGSDAYSGVTANPAVGAAADRIVAAGGISILSETSEIYGAEHLLTRRATSVEVADKLIERIEWWKRYVAMFGVELDNNPSPGNKEGGLTTIAEKSLGAVAKAGSTALVDVLQYAEAPTKRGMMVMDTPGYDPASVTGMVAGGANVVVFTTGRGSCFGCKPAPSIKIATNTPMYQRMVDDMDINAGEILSGVSVDAMGEKIFEEILAVASGKPTKSEALGIGEEEFVPWLVGPTL, encoded by the coding sequence ATGCCTGCTCACCACTCCCCCGCCCCGCCGAGCGTCATCCAACTTAACCCCGCCGATAACGTCGCCGTGGCGGCCAAAACCCTCGCTCGCGGCGAGAAATTCGCCTTTCCCGGCGGCTCCCTCACGGCCGCCGGCGAGGTCCGATTTGGTCACAAAGTCGCCCTGACGGCGATTTCGGCCGGCGAGCCAGTCTTTAAGTATGGCCAGGTGATCGGGTACGCCTCGAAGCCGATCGAACCGGGTCAGCCTGTCCACAGTCATAATCTCCACCTGGGCGAGTTGCATCTCGACTACGCCCGGGCGAGTCAGACTCCGCCGCCGCCGACTCCCATCACCGGGCGCACCTTCGACGGCTACCGACGGGCCGATGGTCGCGCCGGGACGCGGAATTACATTGCGGTTATCTCGACGGTCAATTGCTCGGCCAGCGTCGCGAAATATGTCGCCCATGCGTTTGACCAAAGCCGCCTGGCCAATTTCCCGAACATCGACGGGATCGTCCCGTTCACCCATCAAAGCGGCTGCGGCATGCAGTTCGGCGGCGACGCTCACAACACGCTCAATCGCGTGATGGCCGGCATCGCGCGGCATCCCAACATCGGCGGCTATCTGCTGATCGGGCTGGGGTGCGAGACCGGCGCGATGGGCTACCTGGTGCAACGAGAGCGGCTGATCCAGTTGGATGGCGGCGATTCGCAACCGGAAGGGGCTCCGCTGATTCTCTCGATGCAGGATCAAGGAGGAACCGCCAAGACGATCGAAGCAGGCGTCGCTCGGCTCGTCGAAATGTTGCCGCGGGTGAATGACGTTCGCCGCCAACCAATTCCGGCCAGCGAAATCGTCCTGGCGACCGAATGCGGCGGCAGCGACGCTTACTCTGGCGTCACCGCCAATCCAGCCGTCGGCGCCGCGGCCGATCGGATTGTCGCGGCCGGCGGCATTTCGATCCTCTCCGAAACGTCGGAGATCTACGGCGCCGAACATTTGCTGACGCGTCGTGCGACGAGCGTCGAAGTCGCCGACAAACTGATCGAGCGAATCGAGTGGTGGAAACGGTACGTCGCGATGTTCGGCGTTGAGCTCGACAACAATCCCTCCCCCGGCAATAAGGAAGGCGGCCTCACCACGATCGCCGAGAAATCGCTCGGCGCCGTCGCCAAAGCAGGCAGTACGGCGCTCGTCGACGTTCTGCAGTACGCCGAAGCGCCGACGAAGCGCGGCATGATGGTGATGGACACCCCCGGCTATGATCCGGCGAGCGTCACCGGCATGGTCGCCGGCGGCGCGAACGTGGTCGTCTTTACGACTGGTCGCGGCAGCTGCTTCGGCTGTAAGCCGGCGCCATCGATCAAGATCGCCACCAACACGCCGATGTATCAGCGGATGGTCGACGACATGGACATCAACGCCGGCGAGATTCTCAGCGGCGTCTCGGTTGACGCGATGGGAGAAAAAATCTTTGAAGAGATCCTGGCGGTCGCCAGCGGCAAACCGACCAAGAGCGAGGCGTTAGGGATCGGAGAAGAAGAATTCGTCCCCTGGCTGGTAGGGCCAACCCTCTAA
- a CDS encoding endonuclease/exonuclease/phosphatase family protein: protein MTRNLLAIAMVLLGAAIASAETQQPLRVLSYNIHHGEGMDRKIDLPRIASVIKSVSPDFVMLQEVDRNVARSGDVDQATELGKLTEMHVVFGGNLKLGEGDYGNAILSRYPLSEVENRQLPNSDGGEPRGVLSASVTLPETHGGKTIRILGTHLDHRPAETDRLGSIDVITDFVAQDERMVIIGGDFNAIPASAVMKKFREQWKLAGSGEFPTVPVAEPTRQIDYVGYRSPAPIAIGEVRVLDEAVASDHRAILAALILSPQE from the coding sequence GTGACCCGCAACCTACTGGCGATTGCGATGGTGCTGCTTGGCGCCGCGATCGCTTCGGCCGAAACGCAGCAACCGCTCCGCGTTCTCTCTTACAACATTCACCATGGCGAGGGGATGGATCGGAAGATCGACTTGCCGCGGATCGCCAGCGTGATCAAGTCGGTTTCGCCTGACTTTGTGATGCTGCAAGAGGTTGATCGGAACGTCGCGCGCTCTGGCGACGTTGACCAGGCGACGGAACTCGGCAAGCTGACCGAGATGCATGTGGTTTTCGGTGGGAACCTGAAGCTCGGCGAAGGAGACTACGGCAACGCGATTCTCTCTCGCTATCCGTTAAGCGAAGTGGAGAATCGTCAGCTTCCCAACAGCGACGGCGGCGAGCCGCGCGGCGTACTGAGCGCCAGCGTGACATTGCCGGAGACGCATGGCGGGAAGACGATTCGCATCTTGGGAACGCATCTCGATCATCGTCCTGCCGAGACCGATCGACTCGGCTCGATTGATGTGATCACCGACTTTGTCGCCCAGGACGAGCGGATGGTGATTATTGGCGGCGACTTCAACGCAATCCCGGCAAGCGCCGTGATGAAGAAGTTTCGCGAGCAGTGGAAGCTGGCCGGCAGCGGCGAGTTTCCGACGGTTCCTGTTGCGGAGCCGACGCGTCAAATCGACTACGTTGGGTATCGCTCTCCGGCGCCGATTGCAATCGGCGAGGTGCGCGTCTTGGACGAAGCGGTCGCTTCCGATCATCGCGCGATTCTGGCGGCGCTCATCCTCTCGCCGCAAGAATAG